The sequence CCAGCTCCAAAAGAGTATCAATCAAACGTGGCTAACAGGCTAAGTATCTAACATAGGTGCATGCCGTCAACGAAAACAAGCAGGTGTTGTAAATCATTTTTGATTTGTTGCGAGATCTATCAAAACTCCTTTCTCCATGACGTTAATTCAGGGCCATtcctttttaaaaaaataaagatacAAACAACTGGAAATCCTACTTTTTCCGACTCCATAGAAAGTGATTCAATAAACTccctttgaaaaaaaaattagaacaGACCTTAAAGAGTATAAGAATAAGAGAATTTACCTGGTATGTAGCAAGAATAACCCTCCAACTAGAGACAACACCCTTCGCCTCAAATCAATCCtctttctcctccttcttctctCACAGcaactaggtttttttttttttcaaaaaggggaAGAGTTTTAGTGCGGCTGTATTTGAGAGAAATGTATTAGAACCTTAATCGTCTAAACGGACTATATATGCGCTACTTTTCTTTTTGTCAAAACTTCCCAAACATGTGAGATTTTTCCTTCAAAAATATATCACGATAATATTGATGGCGGAATAATATGGAAACTCAAAGCTACTACTAAACAATATGCTTGTTAGGATATGGGGATTTTACAATCTCCCTCTAAAAGAAAAAGGATTTCGCCCTCGAAATTGAATTGTATCTAACGGATCATCAAAGAGGTCAGGATAACGTTTTAGCATGTCATCCTCGCGCTCCCAAGTAACTTCCTTGTCGTTGTGATGATTCCTTTGCACTTTAACCATTGGTATGGTTTTCCTCCGAAGAACATGTTCTCTACGGTCTATAATTTGATGTGGTTTCTCCTCGTAAGATGCATTCTTCTGTAACTCTAAATCATGATAATCTATTAATGAGTGTTGATCCGTGTCACGTACATTCTTTCGAAGCATGGATACGTGAAACACGTTATGAACTCCAGCTAATCTCTCTGGTAAAGCAAGACGGTAAGCGACCTTTCCAACCCTTTAAACAATGGGGAACGGTCCAATGAAACGAGGAGCAATATTTCCTTTTTTACCAAAACGCAAGACACCCTTCATAGGTGACACTTTGAGAAGCACCAGGTCTCCCACTTCAAACTCCCTATCTTGACGTTTCCTATCCACATAGTTCTTCTGCCTACTCTTCACCGTGCGTAACCTTTCCCTAATTATGGCAATCTTTTTGGAGGATTCGAGAATAATTTATGTGCCCAGGAGCTTGGCAGCTCCAGCTTCTACCCAACATGAGGGTAAACGATATAGTCTTCCATACAATGCCTCGAACAGGGACATGCCAATGCTGGAATGATAACTATTGTTATATACAAACTCTTCCAAGGGTAAGTGATTCTGCCACTACCACCAATATCAATAATGGTGCATCTCAACATATCCTCAAGCACCTGATTCACACGTTCTGTCTGCCCCGTCAGTCTGAGGATGAAAGGTTGTGCTAAAGTTCAATGAAGACCCCAAAGACGACTGAAAACTCTTCCAAAACCGCGATGTAAAAAATGAATCTCTATCAGAAACAATCGATATTGGCACACCATGAAGCTTGACTATCTCACTCATGTATAATTGATCTAGTTTGTCACCAGTATCAGTCGTCTTGACTGGTAATAAATGCGCTGACTTCATCAATCTATCAACTATCACCCAAATCGCACTGTGACCCTTACTCGATCGCGGAAACCAGTAATAAAATCCATGGATATGTTCTCCCACTTCCACTCAGGAATAGGTAAAGGTTTCAATTTACCAGCTGGGTGTTGGTGTTCAATCTTAACTTGTTGACAGGTCAAACACTTTTGGATGTACTCAGTCACATCCCGTTTCATTCCTGACCACCAATACTGTCGCTGCAAATCCTTGTACATCTTATTACCACCAGAATGTATAGTGTACTTTCTTCGGTGCGCTTCATCTATAATAGCTCGCCTCAATTCTTGAACTTCAGGAACGCATAACCTTCCATGGAATCTCAATCCACCATCCTGGCCCACGACATAGTTCTCATATGATAACTCCCGAATTTGAAAAAGTTGATTCTTACACCACTCATCATCAGTTTGAGCTTCCACTATCCTACTTAACAAGGACGGTTTGATAACCATACTACCAAAGAACAAATCTTGTCCTCCAGTTGTACTCATGTTGAAGTTAAAACAGGCAACATCTTCTAACATACTCCACTGTCACACCATCATTGAAGCCACAACCATTGGTTGTCGGCTTAAAGCATCGGCAACCACATTACCTTTCCCGGGATGATACTCCATTTTGAAGTTATAGTCTTTAATCAACTCCATCCACCTCCTCTGATGCATATTAAGCTCCTTCTAAGAAAATAGGTACTTGAGACTTTTGTGGTCGGTAAAGAGCTCAAACCTTTCACCGTACAAGTAGTGTCTCCAAATTTTAAGCGCAAACACCACAGCTGCCAACTCGAGGTCGTGTGTAGGATAGTTTCGCTTGTGAGGTCTCAACTGTAGTGAAGCATAGGAAACTACCCTATCACTCTGCATCAACACGCGTCCCAACCCCTGGATTGAAGCATCTATATAAATTACCTTCTTGACCCCAGTTTCCGGAATAATCAAAACTGGCGCAGTAGTTAATCTACTTTTAAGTTCACAAAAATCTTTCTCACACTCAGCAGTCCACTTGAAAGGAACATCATTCTTCGTCAAATTTGTCAAAGGACCAGCAATAACTGAAATCCCTTGATGAAGCGGCGACAATAACCGGCCAACCCCAAGAAACTTTGAACTTCAGTTACTGTCTTTGGTTGCTTCCAGTCTTTCACAGCCTGAACCTTAAAAGGATCGACTGATATACCAGCTCCTGATACGACATGACCTAGAAATTTAACCTCTTTCTTCTAGAACTCACACTTCTCAAACTTAGCATACAACTGGTGATCCTTCAAAATCTGAAGCACTAGATGAAGATGTTTTGCATGATCTTCGGGTGTCTTAGAGTAAATGAGGATATCATCTATAAATGCGATTACAAACCAATCCAAAATTTCCCGAAACACATGGTTCATCAAATCCATGAAAAACGTAGGTGCATTTGTCAAACCAAATGGCATCACCAAAAACTCGAACGAGCCATAACGGGTCACAAAAGCTGTTTTGGGAGCATCACCTTCACGAATTAACATCCGATGATACCCAGTCCTCAAGTTGATCTTAGAAACACAATTAACACCTTTCAATTGATCAAACAAATCATCGATCCTCGATAAAGGATACGTGTTCTTAATTGTAACCTCATTCAGATTACGGTAATCGATACACAATCTCAACGACTCATCTTTCTTCGCTACAAGAAAACTGGTGCACCCCAAGGAGAATACTTCGTCTAATGAATCCCTTCCCAAGTAATTCAtaaattttctttttcagatcACTCAATTCTACCTGTGCCATTCGATAAGGAGCTTTGGCTATAGGTGCAGTACCAGGTTCCAACTCAATACAAAACTCCACCTCCCTATGTGGCGGCAAGCCTGGTATATCGCTGAACACCTCTTGATATAAACTTACCACTTCTATGGACTCCAATGGAATACTCTTCACCGATGAACCCTCAAGCAAAGCACTACACAACTTAAGAGTCTTCTCTGAACTTCCCGATAAGTCAGACACAACAACATCACTTTTCTCATGAATAGGAAAAGTGGTTGTCTTAGCATAGCAGTCTAGCTTAGCATGATGGGCAGCAAGCCAATCCATGCCTGAGACAACATCATACACATCTAGATCTATGACAAAAATATATGAAGCAAATTCTATCGTACCCATACAGATAATGCATGACCTACACATATGATCAATAGACGTTGAACTACCCTTCGGTGACATAACAACATCAGAACAACGCTCTAACACAACAGGCAAAGTTTTCACAAACATATCAGATATAAAAGAATGAGTAGCTCTAGTATCCAACAATACTCTACCATGACGAGTGTGAATAAGTAAAATACCTTCCAACATTACCATCGGTCCCTCGCCATTTTGAGGCAAGACAGCATTCAACCGAGGCTGAGGCCCTCGGCCCTGAGGCTGGTTCTGTACTTTACATCGCCCATACTCAGCAGGAGATTTGCCCTTGTTTGGACAATTACGAGCCTTGTGTCCTTGTTCATGGAAGTGATAAAAAGGTCCCTTAAATACATAACCCTCAGTTCTCACGGGTTGTGGTGCATGAACCATGGCTCCATTACCATTGTTCCCTTCATCTGTTCGTGGATTCTTCCATCCCTGATTACCTTGGTGAAAATAACGTTTTTTTCCATTGGAATTACCACCCTTATTTTCCTTCTTCTCGGTAACCTTGGTATCCACTTtaccaactttcttcttcttttcctcttgaATCTTCAAGCAATATGCCTTAGCACAATTTACAACCAGGGCATAAGTATTAAAACTAGGGTTCCCAATAATATGTCGAGAAATCCCATTATGCAATCCACCCAAAAACCTGTCCATCCTATCTGCTTCGGTAGGCATAGGATGAGC comes from Papaver somniferum cultivar HN1 chromosome 7, ASM357369v1, whole genome shotgun sequence and encodes:
- the LOC113295285 gene encoding uncharacterized protein LOC113295285, coding for MVAFLLEGNETTWLESMGRTVNSMEVTWTSFKDFFLEHFFPPDKHQDMIRQFEELEQNTDQTVVEYECEFDRSSIFAAHPMPTEADRMDRFLGGLHNGISRHIIGNPSFNTYALVVNCAKAYCLKIQEEKKKKVGKVDTKVTEKKENKGGNSNGKKRYFHQGNQGWKNPRTDEGNNGNGAMVHAPQPVRTEGYVFKGPFYHFHEQGHKARNCPNKGKSPAEYGRCKVQNQPQGRGPQPRLNAVLPQNGEGPMVMLEGILLIHTRHGRVLLDTRATHSFISDMFVKTLPVVLERCSDVVMSPKGSSTSIDHMCMDWLAAHHAKLDCYAKTTTFPIHEKSDVVVSDLSGSSEKTLKLCSALLEGSSVKSIPLESIEVPKLLIEWHR